From a region of the Toxotes jaculatrix isolate fToxJac2 chromosome 7, fToxJac2.pri, whole genome shotgun sequence genome:
- the tspan36 gene encoding tetraspanin 36, translating to MDCGIFTSKTVLLFLSLIFWAAGAGLAYVGAYVIKSYDNFDGFIQDKYALVPAIIIIGISVVMFVFGLVGCCSTIRESKFGLSFFFLIIMVIFAAEVAALVFSFIYQGKISGDLERSMNDTFAKYDGQSTETKGVDYLQTQLQCCGIKNYTSWSSTTWFSSHNNTVPLSCCKNSTQCTGRLDQPDQLNVEGCEAKLLSFLQSVWGYAMLVILGFAIIKFFGMLSVCVITCKSGSRRSGYQPLYA from the exons ATGGACTGCGGGATTTTCACGTCCAAGaccgtcctcctcttcctcagcttgATATTCTGG GCTGCAGGAGCAGGGTTGGCCTACGTTGGTGCCTATGTGATCAAGAGCTATGACAACTTTGACGGTTTCATTCAGGACAAGTATGCGCTGGTACCAGCAATTATCATCATCGGCATCAGCGTGGTGATGTTTGTCTTTGGTCTGGTGGGATGCTGCTCCACAATCCGGGAGTCCAAATTCGGCCTCAgcttt ttCTTTCTCATCATCATGGTGATCTTTGCGGCTGAAGTAGCTGCTTTGGTATTTAGCTTCATCTACCAAGGCAAG ATAAGCGGAGACCTGGAGCGCTCTATGAATGATACGTTTGCAAAGTATGATGGGCAGAGCACTGAGACCAAAGGTGTGGACTACCTGCAGACTCAG TTGCAGTGCTGTGGAATTAAGAATTACACCAGCTGGTCCAGCACAACCTGGTTTTCCAgccacaacaacacagtgcCTCTGTCTTGCTGtaaaaacagcacacagtgcACTGGTAGACTGGATCAACCAGATCAGCTCAACGTAGAG GGTTGTGAGGCCAAGCTGCTGAGCTTCCTACAGAGTGTGTGGGGTTATGCCATGCTGGTTATTCTGGGCTTCGCCATCATCAAG TTCTTTGGGATGCTGAGCGTATGTGTGATCACCTGTAAAAGTGGCAGCCGGAGGAGTGGCTACCAGCCTCTCTATGCCTGA
- the LOC121185213 gene encoding protamine-like protein gives MSSAVIALPQTAPAKSPKKRAKSQRKKTGPTVSDLILKAVSQSTERGGVSLASLKKTLKAGGYDVVKNKARILIAIRRLVANKSLVQTKGTGASGSFKLNKKPPTPRKKKVVKKKKPNAKKVKKTRAKKAAGGDTPAAKKSPKKKRKAKSPKKAKRPAAAKKPKKPKSPKKAKRRVAKSTRTRAAKK, from the coding sequence ATGTCGTCTGCTGTGATTGCTTTGCCCCAGACGGCTCCGGCCAAGTCTCCAAAGAAGAGAGCCAAGTCTCAGAGAAAGAAGACGGGTCCCACAGTGTCAGACCTGATACTGAAGGCAGTTTCTCAGTCCACAGAGCGCGGCGGGGTGTCCCTGGCATCCCTGAAGAAGACACTAAAGGCCGGAGGATACGACGTGGTGAAGAACAAAGCCAGAATCCTCATCGCTATTAGACGCTTGGTGGCTAACAAATCCCTCGTCCAGACCAAAGGCACCGGGGCATCGGGCTCCTTCAAGCTGAACAAGAAGCCCCCCACACCACGAAAGAAGAAGGtggtgaaaaagaagaaaccaaaTGCAAAAAAGGTCAAGAAGACCAGGGCCAAGAAAGCAGCCGGAGGTGACACTCCAGCAGCCAAGAAGTCACctaagaaaaagaggaaggcaAAGAGTCCTAAGAAAGCCAAGAGGCCCGCTGCAGCCAAGAAGCCCAAGAAGCCAAAGAGTCCTAAGAAAGCCAAGCGCAGGGTTGCCAAGTCTACCAGGACCAGGGCTGCAAAGAAGTGA